In Solanum pennellii chromosome 7, SPENNV200, the following are encoded in one genomic region:
- the LOC107024474 gene encoding protein TPX2 produces MADGKNDPNSLMIDEIYEFSAPRFYDFIDGETEDDMRNAELWFDITSSYAPSPCIPRIKINRSVQVEIPCDFTEGEKLESNTRPAAEVKEEDTPDENNEPAAEVLSFEVKEEVISDENNKPAAKVLSYAVKEEATPDDAIGVELHSSLANPESVKKQPTSQEICTPRPLPTMSKKIDPMKTDSTNQKTAKKIPSMLRNPSALKSKTLPAKSANPATVRKQAIMRSAVRTPNFGQENQAIKRQKLESGKAKQILDVKPQHLPHKSKPGANGSTFSSVAKTRKEDRKMYVREPVPQFISTAEMMKKFQCSTRGMSLSCMSSSTSHRKPNKLTLTAPKEPEFETAQRARPTTVKSSAELEEEMMAKIPKFKARPLNKKILEAPKLPTLPKSTPQLPEFKEFHLETMARANQNVETSSVLSMESTQSHQWKPHLTAPKSPVLQTSLRARPPQIKSSEELEKEELEKVPKFKARPFNKKIFESKGDLGMFCNTKKHVTVPEEFHFATDERIPPPSNATDLFDKLSLYSEPRNEKTIPRNTRPNPFHLYTEERGAEKERRLFTELLQKQIEEERSRVPKATPYPYTTDYPVIPPKPEPKHCTKPEPFQLESLVRHEREMQREMEERRRLEKEEATMRTFIAQPILIEDPIPVPEKVRKPLTQVQEFSLHVDHRAPDRAEFDKKIKEKEMMYQKYREEAEAARMMEEEMALKQLRKTLVPHARPLPKFDHPFLPQKSSKQVTKPRSPKLLVLKRQERRRMVCPYAAVSTAASQMR; encoded by the exons ATGGCGGACGGAAAAAATGATCCGAATTCATTGATGATTGATGAAATTTACGAATTTTCAGCACCACGATTCTATGATTTCATTGATGGAGAGACGGAGGATGATATGCGCAATGCAGAGCTTTGGTTTGATATTACTAGTAGCTATGCCCCTTCTC CTTGTATTCCAAGAATCAAGATCAATAGATCAGTACAAGTTGAAATCCCGTGTGATTTCACTGAAGGCGAGAAGTTGGAGAGTAATACAAG GCCTGCAGCTGAGGTTAAGGAAGAGGATACACCAGATGAGAACAACGAACCTGCCGCTGAGGTTTTGTCTTTTGAGGTTAAGGAAGAGGTGATATCAGACGAGAACAACAAACCTGCAGCTAAGGTTTTGTCTTATGCGGTTAAGGAAGAGGCAACACCAGATGATGCGATCGGAGTGGAACTTCATAGCAGTCTTGCCAATCCG GAATCTGTTAAGAAACAGCCAACTAGTCAAG AAATTTGCACCCCAAGACCACTACCAACAATGTCTAAGAAGATAGACCCTATGAAAACTGATTCCACCAATCAGAAAACAGCGAAGAAAATTCCAAGCATGCTTAGAAATCCTTCAGCATTGAAGTCAAAAACATTGCCTGCAAAGAGCGCTAATCCTGCCACCGTGAGAAA GCAAGCAATCATGAGAAGTGCTGTTAGAACGCCCAATTTTGGCCAAGAAAACCAAGCTATAAAGAGACAAAAATTAGAAAGTGGAAAAGCCAAGCAG ATTCTGGATGTCAAACCCCAACATTTGCCGCACAAATCAAAACCTGGAGCCAATGGCTCCACCTTCTCTTCGGTTGCTAAAACTCGTAAAGAGGACAGAAAG ATGTACGTCCGGGAACCAGTACCACAGTTTATTTCAACAGCAGAAATGATGAAGAAATTCCAATGTAGCACAAGGGGAATGTCTCTGTCCTGCATGAGCAGTTCCACTTCGCAT AGGAAGCCTAATAAACTAACATTAACTGCACCTAAAGAACCTGAATTTGAGACTGCACAACGCGCCCGTCCAACTACAGTGAAGAGTTCAGCTGAGCTTGAGGAGGAAATGATGGCTAAAATTCCCAAGTTTAAGGCTCGCCCACTGAACAAAAAG ATACTGGAAGCTCCAAAGTTACCAACACTACCTAAAAGTACACCGCAACTTCCAGAATTTAAG GAATTTCATTTAGAGACTATGGCCAGGGCGAATCAGAATGTTGAAACATCTTCAGTCCTATCCATGGAATCTACTCAG AGTCATCAATGGAAGCCACATCTTACAGCTCCTAAATCACCTGTTCTACAAACGTCACTTAGAGCACGGCCTCCACAGATCAAAAGCTCTGAAGAACTTGAAAAAGAAGAACTTGAAAAAGTTCCAAAGTTCAAGGCTAGACCTTTCAATAAGAAG ATCTTTGAAAGTAAAGGAGACCTAGGAATGTTCTGCAACACAAAGAAGCATGTGACGGTGCCTGAAGAATTTCATTTTGCCACAGATGAAAGGATTCCACCTCCTTCTAACGCTACTGATCTCTTTGATAAG CTTTCTCTGTATTCCGAACCTAGAAATGAAAAGACTATACCAAGAAACACCAGACCAAATCCTTTCCATCTCTACACAGAG GAAAGAGGAGCAGAGAAAGAGAGGAGACTATTCACCGAACTCCTGCAGAAACAGATTGAAGAAGAGAGGTCAAGAGTTCCTAAAGCAACCCCATATCCTTACACAACTGATTACCCGGTG ATTCCACCAAAACCAGAACCAAAGCATTGTACAAAACCTGAACCTTTCCAACTGGAGAGTCTGGTCAGGCATGAAAGAGAGATGCAGAGGGAAATGGAAGAACGGCGAAGATTGGAGAAGGAAGAAGCAACGATGAGGACTTTTATAGCGCAACCAATCTTGATCGA GGATCCAATTCCAGTTCCTGAGAAAGTACGTAAGCCCCTCACTCAAGTTCAGGAATTTAGTCTACACGTAGATCATCGTGCACCAGATAGAGCTGAGTTTGATAAGAAG ATCAAGGAGAAAGAAATGATGTATCAAAAATACAGAGAGGAGGCAGAAGCTGCAAGAATG ATGGAAGAAGAGATGGCCCTGAAACAACTACGGAAAACCTTGGTGCCTCATGCAAGACCTTTGCCTAAATTTGATCATCCTTTCCTGCCACAAAA GTCATCCAAACAAGTGACAAAACCAAGATCCCCCAAGTTGTTGGTTCTTAAAAggcaagaaaggagaagaatGGTGTGTCCCTATGCTGCAGTTTCTACAGCTGCCTCCCAGATGAGGTGA